GTAAGTTTTGCCCTACTTTTTTTACATTTGACTAAAATTTCCTGATTCACTATACTATTTTATCTTATAAGCTATGAAGAAACTCCTACTTCTGTGTTATCTATGCGTAGTATTTTCTTTCACTACCTATGGTCAGTACCATTACCAAGATGCAAGACTCACCAGCAACTTTTCTTTTAGGGAAGCGCAACAGCTAGTCACAAAAGGCTTGTTTATCCAAGCCATTCCGCATTACCAACAAGCTTTCAAAAACTTCGAGCAAAATAAGCAACCTTTTTCCAAACTCTTTTGCCAAGTGGAAAAAACCTTTTGTTGGATAAAAAGTAGTCAATACAGAAAAGCCCGTGAATTACTCCAAGAACTTGAAAGTAGTACAGTAGCCTACCCGTTGCTTTTGGGTAGAGTACTGGAGTATCAGGCATTACTTTATCAAAGACAAACCAGAAGACGTCTAGACAAAGCATTATGGTGTGCCAATCGTTCATTGGCTTTACGACAAAAGCATTTCAGCACAACTAAACCCAAAGAAGTAATTCGGGCATATTTGCGGGTAGCCTATATATTTTCTAAAAAGCAACGGTACATAGAAGCACTGGAACGTATCAAAAAAGCGGCACAACTGCTTCAGAATCACTATTCTATCTATTTAGATGCATTGATGCACCATATCCAGGGACTTTGTTATGCTAATATGGCCCGGCTGCTTACTAAGGGGGATCAAAAAAAGCATAAATTCAGCCGTACAAAAGGGATCAAAATCTATAAAAGAGCCTTAGAGTTATATAAGAAAGCATTGACACCTACTCACCCTAAAGTTGGCATCATGTGGGGAAATATTGGAAGTGGTTGGCAAATGCGTCATGCAGAGGTACATGACTCGCTTCGTAAAGTATCTGCTTTTGGGGGTAATCTTTCGTTAATCAACAAAGCTTGCAACCCACTTATTGATAGTGCTTTTCAGTCTATCCTGAAAGGAGTGAATATTTTGGAAACAAATGCGGTGAATAGCAGGTTTCCATTGGCATATTTTAGTTGGTATGCAGGACTTGTGCAGGGGCGTACAATTCGCCCAAACTTTGCTCATGGTATCAGCTTGTACCAAAAGGCATTAGTACATGTTATGCCTGGAGTTTATTCTACAGATATTTTTGCACCACCCAACCTCGTTAAACTGGCATTACAGGAAAATGTGGATGATCTTATTCTCTCTATTTTATGCAGCAAAGCAGATTATTTAGTAAAGCACTATGCAAAGTCACCACAAACTCGTCGAAAATACTTGGATTTGGCCTGGCAAAGCCTTGAAATGCTTGAAAAATTATTGGAAAAAATCTCTGTAAACACTGTACTTGAAAGGGATCAATTGCTTTTAAGCCAAAACATATCTTCCTACCTTAACATAAGAACTCGTGCTTTTCAGCAATATCAACAGATTTTACCTAAAGACACGCTACAACAAATGGGTGAGCGTGTGCTGAGAGTCATTGAAAAACGTAAAAAAGAAGCACTTTGGAAAAATATCTATAGTAAAGTGCTCAGAAGGAAAGCGCTTCTACCCGTTGAGAATCAAAAAAAAGCAGTGTTTTTACAGCAACAAGCTGTCTTTCAGGCACGCCAAGTAGCTCTATCCACACCAGGCACGTTGGAAAGATTACAGGCAATGGATAGTGTCAGTAAATATCGCACCTTACTTGCTGACCATGAAGAATACCTTAGGCAAAACTATCCCGCATATCGTCGGTTAATTAGCCAAACGACTCATCTATCACTTACTAAAATTCAACAACAGTTGCTCCCTCATCAGGCACTGGTTTCGTATACCTCAAACCTTCATTTAGTATTTGTGACTACTAAAAACACCTTAACCTTCAAAAACCTCACGCCTGGGTTTGAATACATAAGGGAGCACGACAAAGAGCTAAGAAAAAAATTTAATGCATTCAACAACAGCCTCACAAATACCCAAAAAGGACGAGAGCGAATGACGAGAAATTGGGCAAAAACGAGTCATCAACTTTACCAATTGATTTTTAAGCCAGTAGCAAAAATGCTTCCCCAAAATATTACGTCACTCATAATCTTACCCTCACAAAGTCAGTATGAGGCGATTCCTTTTGAAGCGTTATTACAGGCTTATGATACCACTCAAAAAGCACAAGCCAACATCAAGCAATATTCTTTGATCAATCGTTACACCATTGCATACGCACCTTCTTTATCCTATCTTCAGCCTCAACAAAACAAGACATCTCAAAGGCAAAAGAGTGACTTGGTTGCTCAGTTTCTGGCACCCATACACTTTGGCAAGTCACAAAAAGCGGCATCCAATCGAGGGCAGATGCAAAAGATTCGTAAACTACGCCACTTTAGCAAAGTAGCAAGTCTGGATAGCCTGCCTCACACCGAACGAGAAATACAAAAGTGCCAGGAAGTATTAGCGAGAAAATATGGGGCAAAAAGAATAAAAACCTGGAAAGGGGCACGTGCTACCGAAAGCAGATTGAAAACCAGCCTCCACCAACCAACACGAATTGTTCACTTGGCTACCCATGCGGTTTCTTCTACGTTAAGTTTTGAGTTGAGTAAGTTATTCTTGTACCCAGAATCTTCCAAAATAGATTCTTTGGATGGTATTTCCTACTATGGCGATATTGCGGGAATGCGAAAGGCTACTGCTAATCTGGTAGTGTTGAGTGCTTGCGAAACAGGAGTAGGGCTAGATATTGGAGTTGAAGGCATGTTGTCTTTGCATAGGGCATTTCTTCAAATGGGAGTACCCAAAGTGGTTCATACCCAATGGGCAGTTCACGACGAAGCCACCGCCGAACTGATGATCAAGTTTTATGAATACCTGTCCCAAGGCCACAAGGAAGCCGAAGCACTTAGTCTTGCCAAGCGGTATTTGCTACACAATAAAATCAAATCCAAAGGACAAACGTATGCCACCTATCCGCCTTACTACTGGGCTGCTTTTAGGCTTACGCAGCAAGTTTTTGATTGAGTATAGGTTTACTCTTGCGATCTAATGATTATCAGGCAAGCTATTGTGTATCAATGGTTTGCCTGTTTTTTTTATTTACTACACTAATTTTTTTGACTTTTTTGTCAAAAATTTACAAAAATGGAAGCTTGGTTTTGATAGGTACATGAAAACAATGGTGAGACTTCATAACTCAACCTGTACCTATGGTAAAAAACGAAACCTAAATGTATGTTTGGATAACACACTGATTAGATGAGTGTGGCATCTCCAGAAGGAAAACTGTAGGAGAAACCAATCATGAAATCATCTATTTTAACTACAAAATATCTTAACAAATGAAATTATTTTTGAAAATGGGGTTATTGGCTGTTGTTCTACTCACTTTAGAGAGTTGTTCTAATACTGAAGTAGTAAAGCCAACCAAATCAAACCTACAAAACATCAACCATCAGTTAAAAAGTAGTGTACTTGATGCACAAACCTCTAACAATATACCGAGTAAATTTTATCGGGTAAACCCTGTTTATAAAGATGCTTATGTACATCTACGGCAGGGATATAATGAATGCTCTTGGGCCTCGTATGTCTTAACAACTGGAGCCATTGCAAGAGCCAAAGGCAGGGATTATGAAGTAACTCAAAATAAAATATCAAGAGTAAAAGATAAATGTAAAGAAAAATGCCATTCTTCACCGGACCCTTTTTGTGGTGCTTATATTACAGACTTGGAGTGGTTTGCCCAAACTTGGGATTACACAAACGTATCTAAGAACCGTGTCTCGTGCTCTAATAATGAAAGTGGTCGCTTTTCTATGGTAAAAAACATGCTTAATCATATAGAAACGAAACAAACACCATTTATTGCAATTGGGTCTACATTTCAAAGTAATGGAAAGCGAATTGGGCATTATTATATTATATGGTCTATTGATTGGAAACGTGGAGGTAGAGGCTCTACTATATACTATACCGACCCTCTTGATGATGTAAAGCCTCATTTTAACAATCAGATTAAAGCAGAAAGTTTTTCTACATTCTTAGATAAAATGGCAGGTCACTACCCTTCACCAAAAGTTTATAATGTACTGTTTTTGTGGTAATTAGCCTTTACAATACATTATGAATAGGCATATATATTATGCCTATTCCTTTTTATTATTTAAATTTCATCTATGAAGAAAGTATGATTAATTATCGTGATGATAATAAGTTTATTCATGTGATATTTTATTGTGAAACTATTGAATGAGAAAGAACCAATTGAAGTAATTAAAACAGAAACAATGTTTATGGCACAACCTCTTACTGATGAACAATTTGAACAAGGCATATCAGAAAACGCTCACTTTGAATACACGACATACGCAGTACCTAAGCGATGATTAGAGTTTTCACTACATCAACCAGTGAAAGTTGTTTGAAGAGAACAAAACAAACATTCAGTCATCTATGATAATGATAAAAAAGTGATCAAAATTTTTTCTTCGTGGTTGAGAGACCGTGAACCATTAGTGACCATTCAAAAATTAGACTCAACAAACAATGATTTCTTACCTTGTGACAACAATTATCATTCCTTACACCTCAATGAGTTTATTAATCAAGATACTGGAATAAAAAGTATTGAAAGTAATTGTGATAAAAATGAATACCATATCATGACTATTCGATGAGATAGCTTTCTTTATAAAGATGAAGCTTGGGGAGATGGTGCCCCTTTTGATATATGAGCAAACTCGTTCATTGATAGTAGCAGCATTAAGTTTTACGAAATAACTGAGTAAATTATTTAACGAAAACCACAGGAGGTACACAAACATCAGTGAAACGTTGATTGTGTACTTTTTTTTCAAAAAAAAGCGCAAAAATCTACAAAAACAAGAGCCAATAATTGACTAGGGTATAAATGCTCTCATTCAATCAAATAGTTCTTGTTTATGAAAAATATTACACTACCCACATTTTTAGCTTTATTCTTTTTGCTATCGCTCCAATCTCTGGTTTGGGGGCAAAGCTTTGAAATTAAGAATAGCCCTACAAGTATTAATTACTCAGATGGGGTATACATCTATTCGCAAACTGTGCCCACCACAGGTACTCGTTGGTGGAGGGCACAAATGGAAAATGTTGGCAGCGATGTGAAGGTAACCCTTGCCCCTTCATCTGGCATGGGGAATAGGTGCAAGATTAAGGTTGTTTTGCTCAGAAAGGACGTAGTACCCTCTCAACAAATAGCTAATCTTAGCTACAACTGTAGATTTTCCAACATCTCATTTGATATTCCAGCAAATCATTTACCTGCTACAGGCAATACTATCAATTATGCATTGGTTATTGAGCCAGTAGGTTATGCTTGTGATAATGGTGAACGTTGTGTAGGAGCAGACGGTGTAAACTCTGCAAACAGTGCTTTCAATCGCCATATAATTGCAGATTTCGAGGTTACGAAAATACCTAAGCCCCCTGTTCCCACAAATATTCAAGCAAGTGATGGTAATCATTGTGATAAAGTAAGAATAACCTGGGATGCTGCCAGTGGAGCTGAAGAATACTTGGTTTATCGTGGAAGTGTTTATCTAGGCAAGACTACTGCCACTAGCTATGATGATTACGGGGCTTCAACATCGGTTGCAACATTCAGAGTAAGGGCTCGCAATGGGTCAGGTACCAGTAACTTTGGTAGCGATAGTGGGTATAAAGCAAGTATTCCAAGTGCACCTGCCAGTGTTATAGCATCTGATGGTACCTATAACAACCTCATTAAAATTACTTGGAGTAAATCATTTGGAGCAACTCGATATATTGTATTGCGTAACGGTAATTTGATTGGTGATGTAGGAGAAAATGTAACAGAAATTAATGATTATACTCCACAGGCATCAGCCAATACTTTGTATGGTTATGAAGTGTTTGCTGTGAATGATTGTGGCATATCCAGTGCTCGTATTGATGGTGGCTACCGTTGCTCTAACTATTCCTTTGAAGTTGGCTTGCAAACCAATACCCCCCTGATTAAAGCCCATCGAAAAAACATCCATGCTACCATTAAGAATAATGGTACAGAAGATTTTTCTGGAACTTTATATCTTTCCTGGCATCAGGGAAATGGCGTTTTTATAGATGACTTGGATAGAAAAACCATTACTTTAAAGCCAGGAGAAGAAGTAACGCTACAATCAGACAACAAGCCTATTATTTCCAACGCAGGTGATTACAACGTGTTGGTAAAATATCGAGACCCTGATGCGTATGGAGCATGTGCCAATTTAACAACCATCACCAACCAAGATGTACGGGTGAAAGGTAAAGTATATACTACCAGTTTGCCTACTGATGTTAATGGTGATCCAATCAATATGCTGACCGGGGAGTTTCTTTGGGGACATAACGATTTTTTGATAAATACCATAGAAGGTGCAATCCCTTTTCAACGCACCTATAAATCAAGGGCTGATTATAAGAGCGGATTTGGGCATAAATGGACTCACAGCTTCAATATTTATCTTGAGATTGAAAGTGATCTTTGGACACTGCATGAAAGTGATGGAAACGAAATGTATTTTGTTCCTGATGGTAGTGGAGGTTCACAAGCCAGACCATTATTCAGTACAGATACACTCTATGTTCAAAGTTTTGTCTATTACCTGAAAAAGAAAGATGGAACTACCTATAAGTTTAATCACCTCGGCGATTTATTGGAGATCAAGTTTCCTTCAGGCAATGCCTTTTACTTTGGCTATGGCACAGCAAGTAATGGAACTAATCGGCTTGAAAATATCATCTTTCCACAAGGGCGAAATTTAACCTTGGTGTATGACGTACTTGATAGAATCATTCAGGTAAAAGACAATGCTGGACGAAGCACTTTTTACCAATACAATAGCAGTGATTATTTGACACAAGCTACCAATGTACGTGGAGGTCATGTACGCTACTACTATGATACCAATGCACAATTGGTGACTATCAAGGATGCCAGAGGGAACACCGCAGTATTTAATACATACAATAGTGATGGTCAGGTAGTAGCACAATTAGATGCGTATAATAAAACGTCTACTATCGCTTACGATAACCCTGTGGAGAATGCAACTACTTTTACCAATCCTTTGGGGTACAAAACTATCTACTATCACGATGCTTATTATCGTCTAACGAGGATAGAGAACCACTTGGGTAAAAGTAGAGCAATTGCCTACGATGGCTTCTCGTACCGTCCTAAAATAATCAGTGATGAAAATAACGATAGTACCCAGTTTGCTTATGATGCAAAGGGTAATATCACCCAGGTGATAAATGCTTTGGGCAGCTCTACAAGCATTGCGTATAATAGTGCCAATTATCCCGTCTCCGTCACCAATTCTTTGAGTCACTCGGTAAACATTACTTACAATAGTAACAATAAACCAACCCAAATTGACTTCCCTAACAATAGTAATATTAAGATAGGCTACTTTGGGAATGGCTTACCTTCTTTCATTACCAACCAAAATCATCAAACCTATTCTTTTCTCTACAATAGCTATGGCGACATGCAAGAACTAGACACCCCTACGGGAAGTTATGTGATGCAGTACGATAATGCAGGTAAAATCATTTCTGTGCGGGATAGAAATGGTAAAACTACCCTTATAGAAACAGATAACTATGATAATGTAACTAAAATTACAGACCCTCTCAACCAAACAATTCAGCGGGTATTTAATGAGAATGGTTATTTAACTGAGCAAAAGGATAAGAACAGGAACGCTACTTTTTTTGAATATGATAAAAGAAACTTGTTGACGAAAATTATTGATGCCAATGCTAATGAAACCTTGTTTAGTTATGATAATTTGGGGCGTTTAACAAAAATTACTGATGCAGAGGGCCATCATATTACCTATGGATACGATGAGTTGAACCGCTTAATTGGTATCACTAATCATCTGGGAGTAGTGGTTCAAACCTTTGGTTATGATGGTGTTGGAAACAGGACCTGGGCAAAAGATACACGGGGAAAAGGGAACGCTTTCACGTATAATAAGCTACGGCAGTTACTTACTGTTACCAATGAATTTGGGCATACCGATTCTTTGAGCTATAATACATTAGGACAAGTAACTGCTGTCAAAAATGCGAAAGGGCAAACAACCACTTTTACCTATGATGTAATGGGTTGGCTTGCTACAGTAACTGACCCTATGAACGGTATGGTGACTTATACCAGAAATAACTTGGGAAACATCACCAATATCAATGATGCCAACGGTAAGAATACCCAAATTACTTATAATACCCAGAACCTGCCCCAACTGATAACATATCCAGGAAGTATTCCTTACAAGCGATCATTTGTCTATGATAAAGAAGGTTTTCTTTCTTCTTATACTGATGAAGATGGCATTACAGCTACAATTACCCGAAATGATAATTACCAGGCTACCAATGTTGTTTATTCTAATGGCAAGAATGAGAGCTTTGTCTGGGATGCTAATGGATGGCTCACCAGTGCCACTAATAGTCAAGGCACCACCAGTTTCACCTATGATCAGGTAGGCAATGTCACCCAAATAAATGACGTATTTGGTCAAGACATTGAGTACACCTACGACAAGGTCTATAACCGAACATCAATAACTTATCCTGGCGGATCACTTGCCTTGCCCCATACAGTAACTACCATTTACAATGAACTCAACCTTTCCACCCAAACCGCCGACTGGTTGGGTAATTATGCCAAAAGGTTTTACAATGACAATTACCAGTTAGACTCTGTTTATAACTCCAATGGCTCATCTATAAAAATTACTTATGACGATCTACAACGCATTACAAGTTATGCGAATCGGGAGGCAAACGGAGCTATTATTAACCAACATCTACTAATCTATGACAAGAACAATCGCATTGTCAAAGACCAATCAATCCTTCCTGAACAACTAACATTGAGTCCTACAATAGAGGCTTATACTAGAGGCGATGATGGGAGGCTCAATCAGGCAGGAAGCAAAACATACACACACAATAAACGGGGAGCAAGAACTGCTACTGCTAGTGCAACCACCGAAAGTTTCACTTGGGGAGAAACAGATTTGCTTACCAACTACACGAAGGATGGCATAACAACCAACAATTATTTTGATGCCTTTGGCAACAGGATAAAAAAAGAGAAAACAGGTAATCAAACCCGTTATTTGCTTGACTTGAACAGTGGTTTGCCGCAAGTACTGCAAGAACAAGACAATGCTGGAAATACCAAAGCCAATTACATCTACACCCCAAACGCTCTGGGTTGGAGACTGGACGAAAACAACAAGGCATCTTTTTATGCTTACTCGTTCAATGGACACACCTTGGGGTTGACAAATGAGGCAGGATTACTAACAGATAAATATGCCTATGATCTGTTTGGAGACCATGCAAAACACGTAGGTTCAAGCCCTCAACCTTTTACCTATTTGGGTAAGTTTGGGGTGATGGAAGAATCTAAAGGGTTCTATCATATCCGTGCTCGATTCTATGATGCCAGCAGTGGGGCATTCATTAGCAAAGATTCTTATCCTGCCAGTATTACCAATACCCAGTCGCTGAATCGCTATCATTATGGATTTAATGATCCTTTGACTTTTGTGGATGTGGATGGGTTAAAAGCGAAAAAGATAGCAAGAGGCAAAAATAGCTTATCACGAAAATCTGCCAAAGCCCAAAGCAAAAATAACACCCAAAAAGCGCAGGATATTATATCCCACTATAATCTGAAAGGTTCATTACCTGACTTTCCAGATGAATTACAAGGAGAGCTGGTTTATTTACCAGTGGTTGATGGTGTTGGAGCAATAGTGATAGGAGCCAAGGTCATTGCAGTTGTAGGAGCTAATTATGCGATAGTTGGAGCAAAAGCAGTATTAAGGAAATTTGGAAGAAATACACTTAATGCGGTTAGGAATTATTTTAGAAGAAGGAGTGCAAAGATCTTAGAGCAGGCGGCAAAAGGGAGGGGTAATTTTGATCTAGGAACAAGTAATTCTGATGAAGCTATTAGATTGGGAAAGGAATGGGTAGGAAAAGGTTACACTACAAAAGTTGGTGATAAGGGTGGAACAATTTTAATAAGTAAGAATAAGTTAAGGCAATTTAGATATCCTCAACAAAAACGTTTAGGTAATTATCAAGCAAACTTTGAACGGAGAGATATTCCCCGTAAGAAATGGACCCACAATGGTCATTTAGAAATAATATTTGATTAAAATGAAGGCTAAAATTATAGATTATCATAGTCCCGATATAGATTTAACAACTTATAAACCAAGTATTGAGAATGAGTTTTGTTTTGCGTTACAAGTTTTTGTCGGTGAACAGGGTTCTGATACTGGTTTTGAAAGTTTTTGCATGACAGTATGTACACCTCGTTGGCTTGAAAAAACACAAAATACTGGCGATATTATATTTGGAGAACACTACTTAATAGTATTTGAGTATAATTTAGACAAAATAATAAACACAATAACCGAATACATAGACAGCATTGAAGAAGATAGTTGGGATGAAATAGGTAAAAAAATAGATAGAATTGGCCTTTGGGAATTTAGAGATTATGTAGAACACAAGTAATAAATCATACATGAAAATAAAACTTAAAGTAATCATAATTCTATTAGCAATTTTATGCAACACCGTTTTTGCACAAGATGTAACGCGAGATGCCAACAACCGTATCACAGCAGAGAAATATGCCAATCATACCATCATCTATGAGTATGGTAGCAATGGAGAACGTACCAAACGCATCATTTCAGAAAATACGGTTAATCCGTTGCCTGTAAACTTATTAGAGTTTACTGCTGAAAAAAGCAAAGTAAACCTTAGACAAGCCTTACTTCGTTGGACAACCATTAGTGAGCAAAACAGCAAACACTTTGAGGTAGAGCATTCTACAGATGTTACCCATTTTACACTACTGGGCAAAAGGAAAGCAGCCCAAAACTCTGATCAAAAGGTGTTGTATGAATACCTGCATGCTGCTCCTGTGGCAGGTACCAATTACTACCGCTTGAAACTGGTAGATTTGGATGGAAGTAGTACCTATTCACCCACCAGGGCAGTCCTGTTTGATTATGTAAATAATGTAACCATTTTCCTGTACCCTAACCCTGCCAATACTTCTACCAAATTGAGGATAGAGGGAATAGGTGCCAGTGACCAACTTTCACTCGCTATACACTCGCTGGGAGGTGAAAAAATAGAGGCAAGAGCGTTAAAAGCCTTGCCTCCTTTTGAATATCACATAAACATTACCAAGCTGGCAGTGGGGATATATATAGTAGAGGTTTTAGTGAATGGTAAACGCTACCCCATACGTTTGGTAATTTCACGCTAATCTGCTAACCAACTTAGTTTTGTAGTTTGATACTTTTCGAAATCAGGTAGTGAAACAAGAACGTTTGGTCTGCCATCATTTGACTTACCAAACGTTCTAAACTTTGCTCATCCATCCACTGCAAACGGTACAACACATAATAAATCAACGATTTAAGCTCTCGAAGAACATCACTTTTTCTACTTTTGAATCGAGCAAAATAGTTGTCGTTAAACAAGATCAAATTGTCTGTGAAGTAAGACAATGCTGGGATTCGTTGAATACTAGGCAGTGCTTCATAAAGTCGGGCTTGAGTGTCATTTGTAATGATAAAATTGTAAGGGTCACTACTCAATACATCCAGGGCTTTTTCATAACTGGAATGTTGTGGCTGAATGGTAGCATTAATTTGTTGGTGTTGTTTATAATGATTGAAAAGTAAGTCTGCCCCACTGTTGGGGTACGACAGATTATAGTATACATCACCATACAATGCTTGTTGTTCGTTCTTTGTATTTGTCCCTGATGTGTTTTTCAATACCGTAATCTCATTCTGCCATAAATAGCCTAGTACCTGATATATTCGTTGTTTGGGAATATTGAATAAACCTAATGCCAATGAATCAGCTAGAATGACCAGATGTGGGATTATTTTTTCGTTTGCCATGGACCGTTGGAGATAAACTGAATGAGTAATATCATATTGTAACATCCAGTTAAGCCTGAATAAAGAATTGAGTGTAAGAACAACGGCAGCAGTAGCTGTGTGTCCAGTAGGAAATGCTACTCGTAAGTTTTGTAGGGCATTTCTGTGTTGAATAGTTGTTTGTTTACCCAGTAAGGAACGAAAATGAGGTATTTGAAAACCTAGCGGTGCAGTGAGTTGTGGTTGTACTTTTCTTACAAGTTTTTTTTCGTGCTGAAAGCGGGTAAGTAGTTGAGCTGTATGGCGTTGTTCTTCTTTGGGGTGTGGTGACGGTAACCTCTCTAAGGATAGCCGAATTTCTTCTATCATAAATTGCTTAATTTCTGCTATTGTCAGGTAAATCCAGTCTGCCTGATCGGTTATGTGAATGTTTTGGGGCTCAAACTGGTGCAAAACTTTTTGTGCAATGCCCAAAGCATCTTCTAAATAGTCACTCCATCTTTTAGTAAAATCAATTGTACCATCTAGTATTTTGTTATGCAAATTTCGTGGTGCTGTATGTTTGCTTTTCCCTTGTAACTGCCATAGTTGCTGCGAAAAGATTGTGGCAGCTCGTCTATGTTTTAGTAACCTTTGGATAATGTCTTTAAGTTGTGTGTATTGCGATTGGTAAGCCATAGTTCAAGTAATAAGTGAATCAACAAAATTCGTCCTATTACCTTTATCAAAAAGAGTGATGACTATTTGTAATAATAGCATCACTTTTTTGTTTTGATTGTCTTTTAATTTTCTACAGGAACATTCAAAGGCATTTTTCATTAAATGTTCCCCTGTCTGTTTCTACCACTTATCAACATCGTTGAGTGTGTTAATAGTCAATCACAACATTAAACTCTAAGATGTATGAAACGAGCCTTTAAAAACTTCATTTATTACCTGGCGAACACCGATCCTCAGGTAGTCAAACATTTT
This region of Microscilla marina ATCC 23134 genomic DNA includes:
- a CDS encoding T9SS type A sorting domain-containing protein, which codes for MKIKLKVIIILLAILCNTVFAQDVTRDANNRITAEKYANHTIIYEYGSNGERTKRIISENTVNPLPVNLLEFTAEKSKVNLRQALLRWTTISEQNSKHFEVEHSTDVTHFTLLGKRKAAQNSDQKVLYEYLHAAPVAGTNYYRLKLVDLDGSSTYSPTRAVLFDYVNNVTIFLYPNPANTSTKLRIEGIGASDQLSLAIHSLGGEKIEARALKALPPFEYHINITKLAVGIYIVEVLVNGKRYPIRLVISR